A single region of the Syntrophales bacterium genome encodes:
- a CDS encoding response regulator encodes MKILIVDDNEDSRIILRKTLESERYTIEAATNGEEALNMARKSPPDMIISDILMPVMDGFQFCCKCKTDDGLKDIPFIFHTATYTDEKDEELALQMGADRFIRKPVEPDEFIKVLRNVIRNVEKGKIRPQKSVLEEKEDVLKLYSERLVNKLEKKMLDLERELAGRKQAEEQVQASLQEKEALLSEIHHRVKNNLQVISSLLDLTSIRTQDRKAISLLTDARAKIQTMAIIHSQLYASKRFDKIDMGSHVRDLVKYLSEVYAGGEKITCIVEIPDIYLSITQAIPFALVLNELISNAFKYAFGKDDEGTVEISIHRSDQDKICARIKDNGTSIPEEVDIYKTNTLGLKLVRNIVQKQLHGKLQLKRDKGTEFIIEFKILPEELNYV; translated from the coding sequence ATGAAAATCTTAATAGTTGATGACAATGAAGATTCAAGGATAATCCTTAGAAAAACCCTTGAGTCGGAAAGGTATACAATTGAAGCCGCCACCAACGGGGAAGAGGCTCTGAACATGGCAAGGAAATCCCCGCCTGACATGATAATCTCCGATATCCTCATGCCCGTAATGGATGGGTTTCAGTTTTGCTGTAAGTGCAAAACAGACGATGGACTCAAGGATATTCCGTTTATTTTTCATACAGCAACTTATACAGATGAAAAAGATGAGGAACTGGCCTTACAAATGGGAGCGGACAGGTTTATTCGAAAGCCCGTTGAACCGGACGAGTTCATAAAGGTCTTACGGAACGTAATCAGAAATGTGGAGAAGGGCAAGATAAGACCCCAGAAGTCGGTTTTAGAAGAGAAGGAAGACGTTCTTAAGCTTTACAGCGAGCGTCTTGTCAACAAGCTTGAAAAAAAGATGCTGGATCTGGAAAGGGAGCTTGCCGGGCGGAAACAGGCAGAGGAGCAAGTCCAAGCGTCCCTTCAAGAAAAAGAGGCGCTTCTAAGCGAAATCCATCACCGGGTAAAAAACAACCTACAGGTCATCTCCAGCCTGCTTGATTTGACCAGCATAAGGACACAGGATCGGAAGGCAATTTCTCTGCTTACAGATGCCAGGGCCAAGATCCAGACAATGGCCATTATCCATTCACAGCTCTACGCGAGTAAAAGATTCGACAAAATAGATATGGGAAGCCATGTCCGGGACCTGGTGAAATATCTGTCAGAAGTCTATGCAGGGGGGGAAAAGATTACCTGTATTGTTGAAATCCCTGACATTTACCTTTCCATAACCCAGGCTATTCCCTTCGCCCTTGTCTTGAACGAACTGATCTCCAATGCCTTCAAATATGCCTTCGGGAAAGACGATGAAGGGACAGTCGAGATTTCCATACACAGGTCAGACCAGGATAAGATTTGTGCAAGAATCAAAGATAACGGCACCTCTATCCCGGAGGAGGTTGACATTTATAAAACCAACACCCTGGGTCTAAAGTTGGTCAGAAATATAGTCCAGAAACAACTACATGGGAAACTACAACTTAAAAGAGACAAGGGCACAGAATTTATTATAGAATTTAAAATCTTACCAGAGGAATTAAATTATGTATAG
- a CDS encoding response regulator: MKRALVIEDNADNMKLITFILEKNGYGTIRAENGKRGIELALKEKPDFILLDIQLPDIDGLEVLKEIRKSEIDGEIPVIAITSYAMSGDSRRLIEAGCNGYLEKPIDPVTIMNQIREIIGDE, encoded by the coding sequence ATGAAAAGAGCGCTTGTAATAGAAGACAATGCAGACAATATGAAGCTTATCACATTTATCCTGGAGAAAAACGGCTACGGCACTATCAGGGCTGAAAACGGCAAAAGGGGTATCGAGCTTGCGCTGAAAGAAAAGCCGGATTTTATCCTTCTTGACATCCAGCTCCCTGACATAGATGGCCTGGAGGTGCTCAAAGAGATACGCAAATCAGAGATAGATGGTGAAATTCCTGTCATTGCCATCACGTCCTATGCAATGAGCGGGGACAGCAGAAGGCTGATTGAAGCGGGATGCAACGGGTATCTGGAAAAACCCATTGACCCTGTTACTATTATGAATCAGATAAGGGAGATAATTGGGGACGAGTGA
- a CDS encoding PAS domain S-box protein: MYRVLVVDDEPSITTQLEERLELLGYEVVGCASSGQEAVEMARRTRPDIVLMDIVMPGSLDGIDASEIIKAELDIPVIFLTAYAGEKFVNKAKDVEPYGYIVKPFQEKEIAATIEVALYKKDVERRLSQSEEKYRSLVESAEDSIYLVDRNCRYLFINKKHLSRLGLTTDNAIDRKYGELHSEDDTKEFAEKVNEVFETGNSVQHEHKHHKDNRYFIRTLSPVKNSEGKTVSITVVSKDITTIKRVEEELRETSDYLENLINYASAPIIVWDPQLRITKFNHAFEHLIGYKAEEVIG; this comes from the coding sequence ATGTATAGAGTGCTGGTAGTAGACGATGAGCCCTCCATAACTACACAATTGGAGGAACGCCTGGAACTCTTGGGATACGAAGTAGTAGGCTGCGCCTCTTCCGGTCAGGAAGCTGTGGAGATGGCAAGACGCACCAGACCCGATATAGTCCTGATGGATATTGTTATGCCGGGAAGCTTAGACGGTATTGATGCCTCTGAGATAATTAAAGCGGAACTGGATATTCCGGTTATATTCCTTACCGCCTATGCAGGTGAAAAGTTTGTAAATAAGGCAAAGGATGTGGAGCCTTACGGGTATATTGTAAAACCCTTTCAAGAAAAGGAAATAGCGGCAACCATTGAAGTTGCCCTTTACAAAAAAGATGTAGAGAGGAGGCTGTCTCAGAGTGAGGAAAAATATCGATCTCTGGTGGAGTCTGCCGAAGATTCCATATACTTAGTAGATAGAAATTGCAGGTATCTTTTCATTAACAAGAAACATCTGTCAAGGCTTGGCCTTACAACAGATAACGCCATAGACAGAAAATACGGCGAGCTCCATTCCGAAGATGACACCAAAGAGTTTGCAGAGAAAGTAAACGAGGTATTCGAAACCGGCAACTCTGTTCAACATGAACATAAACACCACAAAGACAACAGATATTTCATCCGAACGCTAAGTCCTGTTAAAAACTCAGAGGGGAAAACAGTATCTATTACTGTGGTTTCAAAAGATATCACTACCATCAAACGGGTAGAGGAGGAGCTCCGGGAGACCAGCGACTACCTGGAGAACCTGATAAACTATGCAAGTGCTCCTATCATCGTCTGGGACCCACAGCTTAGGATTACCAAGTTTAACCATGCCTTCGAGCATCTTATTGGTTATAAAGCCGAGGAGGTCATCGGC
- a CDS encoding HAMP domain-containing sensor histidine kinase, whose translation MGKEDMAPKALRNKSLRNSIQATITLIIILTVTVIFAGFAFYEYFVTSTDMNKDFENLAEYIVNQQSKSLSLPLWYLDTEAVKDVMSSAMIEKQVHAVLIRDESGILYGEMRDNNLNIIKTSKEISGEYYVKEKEISKNDEKLGTVEVYLTPEFMQEKLYDTTVRMIIAILILNISLVSVLLFSIRKSVTLPVRYIAEGIRTIASGNLDRSIHSERKDEIGQLASDAESMRLTIKENLELVRKQGEELNTRRDHLEVMVKERTNELEEKTAELKNANERLQELDHLKSMFIASMSHELRTPLNSIIGFTGIILQGMTGEITGEQRDQLQRVYGSAKHLLALINDVIDISKIEAGKFEVHVAEFDLDGIIKEAISSLKPEIDNKGLGLEIRLPPNLQLKTDRKRLLQCILNFLSNAVKFTKKGKIEVTAREIDGMMEIAVKDTGIGIKEEDVPRLFESFVRLDSDLKIGTPGTGLGLYLTKKIATEQLKGSVSAESKYGEGSTFMLRIPKTIEGMPKMS comes from the coding sequence ATGGGAAAGGAAGACATGGCACCAAAAGCCTTACGCAATAAATCTCTGCGAAACAGTATTCAGGCAACAATAACCCTGATCATCATCCTCACAGTTACCGTCATTTTTGCAGGATTTGCTTTTTATGAGTATTTTGTAACCAGCACTGATATGAACAAGGATTTTGAAAATTTGGCTGAGTACATTGTAAATCAACAATCGAAAAGCCTGTCATTGCCTCTGTGGTATTTGGATACAGAAGCAGTTAAGGATGTAATGTCCTCCGCGATGATTGAAAAGCAGGTTCATGCTGTTCTTATCAGAGACGAATCGGGAATCTTATATGGCGAAATGAGAGATAATAATTTGAATATTATCAAAACCAGCAAAGAGATTTCGGGAGAGTATTACGTAAAAGAAAAGGAGATTTCAAAAAATGATGAAAAATTAGGAACTGTAGAAGTTTACCTTACACCCGAATTTATGCAGGAAAAGCTTTATGATACGACCGTCAGAATGATTATAGCAATCTTAATCCTAAATATTTCATTGGTTTCAGTACTTTTATTCAGCATAAGAAAGAGTGTAACACTTCCTGTCAGATACATTGCCGAAGGTATTCGTACTATTGCTTCGGGAAATCTGGACAGATCAATTCATTCCGAAAGAAAGGATGAGATCGGACAACTGGCATCGGATGCAGAATCAATGAGATTGACAATAAAGGAAAATCTTGAGCTGGTTCGGAAACAAGGAGAAGAATTAAACACACGCCGCGATCACCTGGAAGTTATGGTAAAAGAACGAACTAACGAGCTGGAAGAAAAAACCGCAGAACTCAAGAATGCAAACGAGCGCCTGCAGGAATTAGACCACCTTAAATCCATGTTCATCGCCTCCATGTCCCACGAACTTCGCACCCCGCTGAACTCCATCATCGGATTTACCGGAATCATTCTCCAGGGTATGACCGGCGAGATTACAGGGGAGCAGAGAGACCAGCTCCAGAGGGTCTATGGTTCGGCAAAACACCTCCTTGCACTCATTAACGACGTAATTGATATTTCAAAGATTGAGGCCGGGAAGTTTGAAGTTCATGTGGCAGAATTCGACCTGGACGGAATAATCAAAGAGGCCATATCAAGCCTCAAGCCGGAGATAGACAACAAAGGGCTTGGTCTTGAAATCCGCTTGCCTCCGAACCTGCAATTGAAAACTGACAGAAAAAGACTCCTTCAGTGCATCCTCAATTTTTTGAGCAATGCCGTCAAATTCACTAAAAAGGGAAAGATTGAGGTCACAGCCCGTGAGATTGATGGAATGATGGAAATCGCGGTGAAAGACACGGGAATAGGCATAAAGGAGGAAGATGTGCCCCGCCTCTTTGAATCTTTTGTCAGACTGGATTCAGATTTAAAGATCGGAACCCCAGGCACAGGATTAGGGCTGTACCTTACAAAGAAAATCGCAACAGAGCAGCTCAAGGGGTCGGTGTCTGCTGAAAGCAAGTATGGAGAGGGGAGTACATTCATGCTTAGAATACCGAAGACAATTGAAGGAATGCCTAAAATGAGCTAA